Proteins from a single region of Labedella gwakjiensis:
- a CDS encoding carbohydrate ABC transporter permease, translated as MSTTAPTALGAPRAPGAARPAQRKRRPGRTLLRSAPLLPAVVLLGVFLLGPVISSLYGSLTDSSLSGASAANAEFVGFENYASLFADPDFPKSVLLTLVFLVASALIGQNCLGLGLAVLMQSSHKPVRVIVSTIVVTAWVLPEIVASFAAYAFFNDGGTLNTMLTGLGIPGVNWLYVFPMLCVILANIWRGTAFSMLVYTAALNDVPPEITEAAEVDGARGWQRFILVTVPMIRRSISTNLMLTTLQTLSVFALIFVMTGGGPGTDSTTLPLLAYQEAFRFGELGFGTAIATILLLVGAIFGVLYIRALKPEVD; from the coding sequence ATGTCGACCACCGCTCCCACGGCCCTGGGCGCACCCCGTGCGCCCGGGGCCGCGCGGCCGGCGCAGCGCAAGCGGCGTCCCGGGCGCACGCTCCTGCGGAGCGCGCCGCTCCTGCCGGCCGTCGTGCTCCTCGGCGTCTTCCTGCTCGGGCCGGTCATCTCGTCGCTCTACGGCTCGCTCACCGACTCGTCCCTCAGCGGGGCGTCGGCCGCGAACGCCGAGTTCGTCGGCTTCGAGAACTACGCGAGCCTGTTCGCCGACCCCGACTTCCCGAAGTCGGTCCTGCTCACCCTCGTCTTCCTCGTGGCGTCGGCCCTCATCGGCCAGAACTGCCTCGGGCTCGGGCTCGCCGTGCTCATGCAGTCGTCGCACAAACCGGTGCGCGTGATCGTCTCGACGATCGTCGTGACCGCGTGGGTGCTGCCCGAGATCGTCGCATCGTTCGCCGCGTACGCCTTCTTCAACGACGGCGGCACGCTCAACACCATGCTCACGGGACTCGGGATCCCCGGGGTCAACTGGCTCTACGTGTTCCCGATGCTGTGCGTGATCCTCGCGAACATCTGGCGAGGGACCGCGTTCTCGATGCTCGTCTACACGGCGGCGCTCAACGATGTGCCGCCGGAGATCACCGAGGCCGCGGAGGTCGACGGCGCGCGCGGATGGCAGCGGTTCATCCTCGTGACCGTCCCCATGATCCGCCGCAGCATCTCGACGAACCTCATGCTGACGACGCTCCAGACCCTGTCCGTCTTCGCCCTCATCTTCGTGATGACCGGCGGCGGACCCGGCACGGACTCGACGACGCTTCCGCTCCTCGCCTACCAGGAGGCCTTCCGCTTCGGCGAGCTCGGCTTCGGCACGGCGATCGCGACGATCCTGCTGCTCGTCGGTGCGATCTTCGGCGTCCTGTACATCCGCGCCCTCAAGCCGGAGGTGGACTGA
- a CDS encoding carbohydrate ABC transporter permease gives MAAPRGRAMKWLASIVLIVIGVIFLLPLVWLVLASIDSSASLSVKWPEAPSFNNFITVLTPETSLIPLANSFILSAGCAIVTVLAAILAAYPLSRYSMRINKPFLYGVLFGTCLPITAMMVPVYALFVAFNLIDNMGGTILFLAATSLPMAIWMMKNFMDSVPISLEEAAWTDGASAMRTLRAIVVPLMRPGIAVVFIFVFIQTWGNFFIPFVLLLSPEKLPAAVSIFSFFGQYGSVAYGQLAAFSLLYSVPVLALYVLVSRLGGGSFALAGAVKG, from the coding sequence ATGGCCGCTCCGCGCGGGCGTGCCATGAAGTGGCTCGCGAGCATCGTGCTCATCGTGATCGGCGTGATCTTCCTGCTACCGCTCGTGTGGCTCGTCCTCGCCTCGATCGACTCGAGCGCGAGCCTCTCCGTGAAGTGGCCGGAGGCTCCGTCCTTCAACAACTTCATCACGGTGCTCACGCCCGAGACGTCGCTCATCCCGCTCGCGAACAGCTTCATCCTCTCGGCCGGCTGTGCGATCGTCACGGTGCTCGCGGCGATCCTCGCGGCGTACCCGCTCTCGCGGTACTCGATGCGGATCAACAAGCCGTTCCTCTACGGCGTGCTGTTCGGCACATGCCTCCCCATCACGGCGATGATGGTTCCGGTCTACGCGCTGTTCGTGGCCTTCAACCTCATCGACAACATGGGAGGGACGATCCTCTTCCTCGCCGCGACGTCGCTGCCGATGGCGATCTGGATGATGAAGAACTTCATGGACTCCGTGCCGATCTCCCTCGAGGAGGCGGCCTGGACCGACGGCGCCTCGGCGATGCGCACCCTCCGCGCCATCGTCGTGCCGCTCATGCGGCCCGGTATCGCCGTGGTCTTCATCTTCGTGTTCATCCAGACGTGGGGGAACTTCTTCATCCCCTTCGTGCTGCTCCTCAGCCCCGAGAAGCTGCCGGCCGCCGTCAGCATCTTCTCGTTCTTCGGACAGTACGGCTCCGTCGCCTACGGACAGCTCGCCGCGTTCTCCCTGCTCTACTCCGTGCCCGTGCTCGCGCTCTACGTGCTCGTGTCTCGCCTCGGCGGCGGCTCGTTCGCACTCGCCGGCGCGGTCAAGGGCTGA
- a CDS encoding alpha-mannosidase — MPEPTSFVDLRIRRFVTERLTPAIYREREPLRVTAWDVPGEPVPFAEAVGQEFRPFTVGEEWSRPWGTTWFHLTGTVPADWSTEGTAVEILLDLGFVKGHPGFQAEGLVWDADGNIVKAVEPFNNAVPLKVGPGDTIDLYVEAASNPDVQGESVYAPTPLGDLATSGDEPLYRTRVMDIGLRDVAVWELAQDVWTLDGLWRELGDELPRRAEILRGLERMIDAVDPDDVAGTAPAGREALAPLLASPAYASAHRLVAVGHAHIDSAWLWPVRETIRKCARTFSNVLALMDDNDEFLFACSSAQQFAWMKEFYPDLFERIRERVLEGRFVPVGGMWVESDTNLPGGEAMARQFVTGKGFFLREFGIDTPEVWLPDSFGYSAAMPQIVRATGSRYFLTQKPSWNETNVMPHHTFHWEGIDGTRVFTHFPPVDSYNATLSAEDLHRAQRQYKEKGDANTSLVPFGYGDGGGGPTREMIAAAQRTRSLEGSPSVDMASPLSFFQRAEAELPKPPVWSGELYLEFHRGTYTSQARTKRGNRRSEHLLREAELWATAATIRAGAEYPTAELEDAWHTVLLNQFHDILPGSSIAWVYQVAEEQYERVAGVLEGVIERSLAALAGAGDRALLANAGPYTVDGVGALGGSAAVSASGAGDVRVDRSGDTITLKNGLVRVVIDGDGLVSSLYDLQAEREVVAPGERAGELWIYRDTPAQWDAWDIDVHYQRHGQAIHGVDSIEVVSEDVSGATVRVTRTRGESTFVQEFTLTAGRPTLDLTTTIDWHERQKLLKLAFPLDVHAERASSEIQFGHINRPTHVNTSWDAARFETSAHRWVHVGETGYGVAVANDSTYGHDITRSTRDVDGGGDGGTTTLVRESLLRAPTFPDPHADQGRHVLRTSVRVGADVLDAAAEGYRLNVPPRAVTGGADIAPILTVDDPAVVVEAVKLAEDGSGDVVVRLYEARGAKARATVTAGFAFASVTETDLLERDVEPAALVASDGSGAPVSLALRPFHLVTLRFHGVTAS; from the coding sequence ATGCCAGAACCCACCAGCTTCGTCGACCTCCGCATCCGCCGCTTCGTCACCGAGCGCCTCACCCCCGCGATCTACCGCGAGCGCGAGCCGCTCAGGGTGACCGCGTGGGACGTGCCCGGCGAGCCCGTCCCGTTCGCCGAGGCGGTCGGGCAGGAGTTCCGCCCGTTCACGGTGGGCGAGGAGTGGAGCCGGCCGTGGGGCACGACGTGGTTCCACCTCACCGGGACCGTGCCGGCCGATTGGAGCACCGAGGGCACGGCCGTCGAGATCCTCCTCGACCTCGGTTTCGTGAAGGGCCACCCCGGATTCCAAGCGGAGGGTCTCGTGTGGGACGCCGACGGGAACATCGTCAAGGCGGTCGAGCCGTTCAACAATGCGGTCCCACTGAAGGTCGGCCCCGGCGACACGATCGACCTCTATGTGGAGGCCGCGTCGAACCCCGACGTGCAGGGCGAGTCGGTGTACGCGCCGACCCCGCTCGGCGACCTCGCCACGTCGGGCGACGAGCCGCTCTACCGCACGCGCGTCATGGACATCGGGCTGCGCGACGTCGCCGTGTGGGAGCTCGCACAGGACGTGTGGACGCTCGACGGACTCTGGCGCGAGCTCGGCGATGAACTGCCGCGCCGCGCCGAGATCCTGCGTGGGCTCGAGCGGATGATCGACGCCGTCGACCCCGACGACGTCGCGGGAACGGCCCCGGCCGGTCGCGAGGCGCTCGCGCCGCTCCTCGCCTCCCCCGCCTACGCCTCGGCCCACCGGCTCGTCGCCGTGGGACACGCGCACATCGACTCCGCCTGGCTCTGGCCCGTGCGCGAGACGATCCGCAAGTGCGCCCGCACCTTCTCGAATGTCCTCGCCCTCATGGACGACAACGACGAGTTCCTCTTCGCGTGCTCGTCCGCGCAGCAGTTCGCGTGGATGAAGGAGTTCTACCCCGACCTGTTCGAGCGGATCCGCGAGCGCGTGCTCGAGGGGCGCTTCGTGCCCGTCGGCGGCATGTGGGTCGAATCCGACACGAACCTCCCGGGCGGCGAGGCCATGGCCCGCCAGTTCGTCACCGGCAAGGGCTTCTTCCTGCGCGAGTTCGGCATCGACACCCCCGAGGTGTGGCTGCCCGACTCCTTCGGCTACTCCGCTGCGATGCCGCAGATCGTGCGTGCGACCGGCTCGCGGTACTTCCTCACGCAGAAGCCGTCGTGGAACGAGACCAACGTCATGCCGCACCACACCTTCCACTGGGAGGGCATCGACGGCACACGCGTGTTCACGCACTTCCCGCCCGTCGACTCGTACAACGCGACCCTGTCGGCCGAGGACCTGCACCGCGCGCAGCGGCAGTACAAGGAGAAGGGCGACGCGAACACCTCGCTCGTGCCCTTCGGCTACGGCGACGGCGGCGGCGGACCGACGCGCGAGATGATCGCTGCGGCGCAGCGCACGCGGAGCCTCGAAGGGTCCCCGAGTGTCGACATGGCGAGCCCGCTGTCGTTCTTCCAGCGCGCCGAGGCCGAGCTGCCGAAGCCGCCCGTGTGGTCCGGCGAGCTCTACCTGGAGTTCCACCGCGGCACCTACACGTCGCAGGCCCGGACGAAGCGCGGCAACCGCCGCAGCGAGCACCTCCTCCGCGAGGCCGAGCTGTGGGCGACGGCCGCCACGATCCGCGCCGGCGCCGAGTACCCCACGGCCGAGCTCGAGGACGCGTGGCACACGGTGCTGCTCAACCAGTTCCACGACATCCTGCCCGGCTCGTCGATCGCCTGGGTGTACCAGGTGGCGGAGGAGCAGTACGAGCGCGTCGCGGGCGTGCTCGAGGGTGTCATCGAGCGTTCGCTCGCGGCCCTCGCGGGGGCCGGCGATCGGGCGTTGCTCGCGAACGCCGGTCCCTACACGGTGGACGGGGTGGGCGCCCTCGGCGGGTCCGCCGCCGTGTCCGCCTCCGGGGCCGGCGACGTGCGCGTCGACCGTTCTGGCGACACGATCACGCTCAAGAACGGGCTCGTCCGTGTCGTGATCGACGGCGACGGCCTCGTCTCCTCGCTCTACGACCTGCAGGCCGAGCGCGAGGTCGTGGCCCCCGGCGAGCGCGCCGGCGAGCTGTGGATCTATCGCGACACCCCCGCCCAGTGGGACGCGTGGGACATCGACGTGCACTACCAGCGACACGGCCAGGCGATCCACGGCGTCGATTCGATCGAGGTCGTGTCGGAGGACGTGTCGGGCGCGACCGTGCGGGTGACGCGCACGCGCGGGGAGAGCACGTTCGTGCAGGAGTTCACGCTCACGGCCGGGCGTCCGACGCTCGACCTCACGACGACGATCGACTGGCACGAGCGGCAGAAGCTCCTGAAGCTCGCGTTCCCGCTCGACGTGCACGCGGAGCGCGCGTCGAGCGAGATCCAGTTCGGTCACATCAACCGGCCGACGCACGTGAACACGTCATGGGACGCCGCACGCTTCGAGACGAGCGCGCACCGCTGGGTGCACGTCGGCGAGACGGGCTACGGGGTCGCGGTGGCGAACGACTCGACCTACGGTCACGACATCACGCGGTCGACGCGCGACGTCGACGGCGGGGGCGACGGCGGCACGACGACCCTCGTCCGGGAGTCCCTCCTGCGCGCGCCGACGTTCCCGGACCCGCACGCCGACCAGGGCCGCCACGTGCTGCGCACCTCGGTGCGCGTGGGCGCCGACGTGCTCGACGCCGCCGCGGAGGGCTACCGCCTCAACGTGCCGCCGCGCGCCGTGACGGGCGGGGCGGACATCGCTCCGATCCTCACCGTCGACGACCCCGCCGTGGTCGTCGAGGCCGTGAAGCTCGCGGAGGACGGCAGCGGCGACGTGGTCGTGCGCCTGTACGAGGCGCGCGGGGCGAAGGCGCGGGCCACGGTGACGGCGGGCTTCGCGTTCGCCTCGGTCACGGAGACGGACCTCCTGGAGCGCGACGTGGAGCCGGCGGCCCTCGTCGCGAGTGATGGCTCCGGGGCCCCGGTGTCCCTCGCCCTCCGCCCGTTCCACCTCGTCACGCTCCGCTTCCACGGAGTCACCGCCTCCTGA
- the pnuC gene encoding nicotinamide riboside transporter PnuC yields the protein MQHRNLFGVGRVGSGVELILWLFDAQLRIGDQTILWREVVGNVFGLLSALGGMRRKVWAWPVGIVGNLLLLTVFLGAVFGTPNPVNLLGQAGRQIMFIAVSIYGWYRWRTASREGGTAVEPRWAGWRNRVLLVIALVGGTALITPLFRALGSYEPVWADAWIFVGSLLATYGMAKGWVEFWLIWVAVDLVGVPLLFGAGYYASGFMYVFYGAFTLFGFVVWARARRRKPSVETLFPDPTLQN from the coding sequence ATGCAGCATCGAAATCTTTTTGGTGTGGGGCGGGTTGGGAGTGGCGTGGAGCTCATACTGTGGCTGTTCGACGCGCAACTGCGCATCGGCGACCAGACCATCCTGTGGCGCGAGGTCGTCGGCAACGTCTTCGGACTGCTGAGCGCGCTCGGCGGAATGCGCCGGAAGGTCTGGGCGTGGCCCGTCGGGATCGTCGGCAACCTGCTGCTGCTCACCGTGTTCCTCGGCGCCGTCTTCGGCACACCCAACCCCGTGAACCTGCTCGGGCAGGCGGGCCGGCAGATCATGTTCATCGCCGTCTCGATCTACGGCTGGTACCGCTGGCGGACCGCGAGCCGTGAGGGCGGCACCGCCGTGGAACCCCGATGGGCCGGCTGGCGGAACCGCGTCCTCCTCGTGATCGCCCTCGTCGGCGGTACGGCGCTCATCACCCCCCTGTTCCGCGCCCTCGGCTCGTACGAGCCTGTCTGGGCCGACGCGTGGATCTTCGTCGGCTCGCTCCTCGCCACCTACGGCATGGCGAAGGGATGGGTGGAGTTCTGGCTCATCTGGGTGGCCGTCGACCTCGTCGGTGTTCCCCTGCTCTTCGGCGCCGGCTACTACGCGTCCGGTTTCATGTACGTCTTCTACGGCGCGTTCACGCTCTTCGGCTTCGTCGTCTGGGCGCGAGCACGCCGCCGGAAGCCGTCGGTCGAGACCCTCTTCCCGGACCCGACCCTCCAGAACTGA
- the dacB gene encoding D-alanyl-D-alanine carboxypeptidase/D-alanyl-D-alanine endopeptidase yields MSRQRTRVTPAMKRRRRRAVTLLVTAAVLTAVGVGSVAAITGANGGGSPMDLFATPPEDCNGDAAIEGWSTGTLHLDVRDVSSGERLREVRGDEPAPTGSTMKVVTAAAAVTSLGPDTTLETRVVAGDDPATVVIVGGGDPTLSRLPSGQDSVYPGAPHLDDLASQVLESREADPELRDVPIRRVDVDASLFGGPAWYGGWSESARTSGSVSNITALMVDGDRDDPSNAYSRRGEAAVDRAAQAFAELLGTDVEVGPLVDAPERATELGSVRSAPVSDLVAYLLTNSDNTLAESLARLVAVNEGAGNRFEDVQEGTTAALDRLGVPTDGLVLADGSGLSAVNAVPASMLSLLLVEVAQGDGDLAIVEDGLAVAGRTGTLAEDGRFATENTDAAGHLRGKSGTLSSMSGLAGIADAADGSTVAFTIWAEDLEAGSASTTARAAVDALAAEIYRCGASL; encoded by the coding sequence ATGAGCAGGCAACGCACCCGTGTGACCCCCGCGATGAAGCGGCGGAGGCGACGCGCCGTCACCCTCCTCGTGACGGCGGCCGTGCTGACAGCCGTCGGCGTCGGCTCCGTCGCGGCGATCACGGGTGCGAACGGCGGCGGCTCACCGATGGACTTGTTCGCGACGCCGCCGGAGGACTGCAACGGCGACGCGGCGATCGAGGGCTGGTCGACAGGAACGCTGCACCTCGACGTCCGCGACGTGTCGAGCGGGGAGCGTCTGCGCGAGGTCCGCGGCGACGAGCCCGCCCCCACCGGGAGCACCATGAAGGTCGTCACGGCCGCGGCGGCCGTGACCTCGCTCGGACCGGACACGACCCTCGAGACGCGGGTCGTCGCGGGGGACGATCCGGCGACGGTCGTCATCGTCGGAGGGGGCGATCCCACGCTGAGCCGTCTGCCGAGCGGACAGGACAGCGTCTACCCCGGTGCTCCGCACCTCGACGACCTGGCCAGCCAGGTGCTCGAGAGCCGCGAGGCCGACCCGGAGCTGCGCGACGTGCCGATCCGTCGTGTCGACGTGGACGCGAGTCTCTTCGGAGGGCCGGCCTGGTACGGGGGCTGGTCCGAGTCGGCGCGCACCTCCGGATCGGTATCGAACATCACGGCCCTCATGGTCGACGGGGACCGCGACGACCCCTCGAACGCGTACTCGCGGAGGGGCGAGGCGGCCGTGGATCGCGCGGCGCAGGCGTTCGCCGAGCTCCTCGGAACGGACGTCGAGGTCGGACCGCTCGTCGATGCCCCGGAGCGCGCGACCGAGCTGGGCTCCGTCCGCTCAGCGCCCGTGAGCGACCTCGTCGCGTACCTCCTCACGAACTCCGACAACACGCTCGCGGAATCGCTCGCGCGGCTCGTGGCGGTGAACGAAGGTGCCGGAAACCGTTTCGAAGACGTGCAGGAGGGGACGACGGCCGCGCTCGATCGCCTGGGCGTCCCCACCGACGGGCTCGTCCTCGCCGACGGTTCCGGCCTCAGCGCCGTCAACGCCGTGCCGGCCTCGATGCTGTCCCTCCTCCTCGTGGAGGTCGCGCAGGGCGACGGCGACCTCGCGATCGTGGAGGACGGACTCGCCGTCGCGGGACGCACCGGCACGCTTGCCGAGGACGGGCGGTTCGCCACGGAGAACACGGACGCGGCCGGCCACCTGCGCGGGAAGTCGGGGACACTGTCGAGCATGTCGGGGCTGGCCGGGATCGCGGACGCCGCGGACGGCTCCACGGTCGCTTTCACGATCTGGGCGGAGGATCTGGAGGCCGGGTCCGCGTCGACGACGGCCCGGGCCGCTGTCGACGCCCTCGCCGCGGAGATCTATCGCTGCGGCGCGTCGCTCTGA
- a CDS encoding response regulator: MIRIVLVDDQELFRGGVRVALDAQDDMEVVGEAGDGSEALAVIDATRPDVVLLDIRMPVMDGVETVRALFDGARTALQPSELPRVIVLTTFALDRAAATAIRHGASGFVLKDATPAFLTAAIRAVHAGSTVLAADELGELFATDVLAAPPPPPPSSFRELSAREQAVFRLVARGLSNSEIAEREFVSESTVKTQVSSILTKLALRDRVQIVVFAHDHRLVGD; encoded by the coding sequence GTGATCCGCATCGTGCTCGTCGACGACCAGGAGCTCTTCCGCGGAGGGGTGCGCGTCGCGCTCGACGCCCAGGACGACATGGAGGTCGTCGGTGAGGCCGGCGACGGATCCGAGGCGCTCGCCGTGATCGACGCGACCCGTCCCGACGTCGTCCTCCTCGACATCCGCATGCCCGTGATGGACGGCGTCGAGACCGTGCGAGCGCTGTTCGACGGCGCGCGCACGGCGCTCCAGCCGAGCGAGCTCCCGCGCGTGATCGTGCTCACGACGTTCGCGCTCGACCGGGCGGCGGCGACTGCCATCCGTCACGGGGCGAGCGGCTTCGTCCTCAAGGACGCGACGCCGGCGTTCCTCACCGCCGCGATCCGCGCGGTCCACGCGGGCAGCACGGTCCTCGCGGCCGACGAGCTCGGAGAGCTCTTCGCCACCGACGTGCTCGCGGCCCCGCCGCCGCCGCCTCCGTCGTCGTTCCGCGAGCTGAGCGCACGGGAGCAGGCGGTCTTCCGCCTCGTGGCCCGCGGGCTGTCCAACTCGGAGATCGCGGAGCGCGAGTTCGTGAGCGAGTCCACCGTGAAGACGCAGGTCAGCAGCATCCTCACGAAGCTCGCGCTGCGCGACCGCGTGCAGATCGTGGTCTTCGCGCACGACCACCGACTCGTCGGCGACTGA